The following are from one region of the Rhinoraja longicauda isolate Sanriku21f chromosome 3, sRhiLon1.1, whole genome shotgun sequence genome:
- the ccnh gene encoding cyclin-H — protein sequence MFNNSTQKKCWLFHSEEILENMRNKANQSFQTKLLASATISPNDSLPLLEPHEEKLLRKYYEKRLLDFCSAFKPSMPKSVMGTASMYFKRFYLNNSLMEYHPRTIMLTSVYLACKVDEFNVSSSQFVANLWESPAGQEKALEQILEYELLLIQQLNFHLIIHNPFRPFEGFLIDLKARYSAFENPEILRKTADEFLSRETMTDTGLLFTPSQIALAAIHFSASRVGINMDSYLMECLMLKHNEDCLSKLIETLRNIKILVKKYDPPKLEEVTLMKQKLEHFHSLDLGVGTNLKKRKGYEEDGVIAKKAKVEEEEWSDDDLIDTM from the exons ATATTAGAAAATATGAGAAACAAAGCCAATCAGAGTTTTCAGACCAAACTTCTGGCAAGTGCAACG ATTTCTCCAAATGATTCTCTACCATTGTTGGAACCTCATGAAGAAAAATTGCTACGTAAATACTATGAAAAACGATTATTGGATTTCTGCTCTGCATTTAAACCTTCCATGCCCAAATCTGTGATG GGCACAGCAAGTATGTATTTCAAGAGATTTTATTTAAATAACTCCTTAATGGAATATCATCCCAGGACAATTAT GTTAACAAGTGTATATTTAGCATGCAAAGTGGATGAATTTAACGTCTCCAGTTCCCAGTTTGTTGCTAATCTGTGGGAAAGTCCTGCAGGCCAAGAGAAGGCTTTGGAACAAATCCTCGAGTATGAACTGTTGCTAATTCAGCAGTTGAACTTTCATCTTATTATCCACAACCCCTTCCGACCTTTTGAGGGATTTCTTATTGATCTAAAG GCCCGATACTCAGCATTTGAAAATCCAGAAATTTTGCGAAAAACCGCAGATGAATTTCTTAGCAGAGAAACTATGACTGATACTGGTCTCCTTTTTACGCCATCACAAATAGCCTTAGCAGCCATCCATTTCAGTGCTTCCAGAGTTGGTATTAATATGGACAG TTACTTGATGGAATGCCTCATGTTAAAACATAACGAAGATTGTTTGTCAAAACTGATTGAAACACTCAGAA ACataaagatcctggtgaagaaGTATGATCCTCCAAAACTTGAAGAGGTTACCCTTATGAAACAGAAACTTGAACACTTCCATAGCTTGGATCTTGGTGTCGGTACAAATTT AAAGAAGAGGAAAGGATATGAGGAAGATGGAGTAATCGCTAAAAAAGCAAAAGTGGAAGAA GAGGAATGGAGTGATGATGATCTAATTGATACTATGTAA